The Periophthalmus magnuspinnatus isolate fPerMag1 chromosome 10, fPerMag1.2.pri, whole genome shotgun sequence genome segment ATTTCAGTTTTACTCTGTCCAACCACAGCTGCTAATTTGTGTCACGTCTCTCAGATGCGGAAGGAAACTCCTCTTAAAAATTCTCGTAtctttcagaacaaaatatatatcttgTTTTACCTGAGATATTAAAGAGTTTGGTGCTTCACTTTTTTACTTATAAGcctgcatttttgttttgacacaattgGACCATGCTtttctgtgattggttaatctgcctgtcaatcccGCCTCTGAAGTGGAGACAGGATATGGTTTTAGACCAAATTGCCTTTGTAAAGTTGTGTCAAAATATGTGGTTTTCTCAGGCCAAGTCAATTGGGTAGAGCAAAACCAAAATTTTAAGTTGACCTTTAAAAAGGAGAAACAGGAGCAAGAGATACACATTATAAAGCAGCAGAATAATGTGAATGTAATTAAACTGGCAGTGGCTGTTCTGCTTTGTCATCCTTTTAGGAGCTTGGTTGATGCCGTTTATGCTTTAAAGGATGAGGTGCATGAGCTTAAAAAGGTAACCATGTCATTCAAATGAATCCACACACTTTTTGACTTGTGAAATAAAATCTTGTGCCATTTTACAATTAAAGGCAGCCCTCTGAATGAGtatgtgttttctttgtatGACAGGAGAACAGGTGGATGAGACAATttctggaggaggagcagaagtctCGAAAGGAGCTGGAGAGGGCAGTCAGGAAACTGGCCAAGCAGAAGAATGATTGTACTTGGGAGGATGGTACCCACTGACCTTTCATACAGTGCAGCCTTAGGGTTTAAAATGTGGACGTCAGACTGTTCTTACAGCACTTCTGTGACTGACTCCCTCTGCACTATTTTTCCAATGCATGGAGTGACTCAGTGCTATACTTTGGCTTTATAATAAATCTGCTCCATCTTCTGGATATACTTTGTCAAAGTGGTAAAAGACAGGACCTCGACTAATCAGCAGCACAACTCCAAATTCAAAATTAACCCTTAAATCTAGatgaaaatgtaacataaaataaaacagagtaAAGTTTGCCAAACATTGTCACATTTGCATTACATTTTGCATTTACAGTTATGTTACatattacaattatttattgtttaaaacaCATCATTGTGATATTAGCCTTATTGCTATGGTTTGCTGCCTCTAATACTGTGGATTTACTTTTATAACTGTGGCAATAGCAGAGCAATTCAAATGCAAGTACTACTAAAACGTGGACTGTTATTCTAGGTTAATTATGGTTATAACAAGCAGTGATGAATTTTCAGGTTATGAGTAGAGCTAAGCTAACAAAGTGCCTCTCTGAAGTGGTCCACAATGTATTCAATAAGGACCAGTTTAGGGTTAAAAATGCATGGTTTGTACTAAATGGTTTATTGTACTATGTCATGAGTGTTAAGGGACTTGGGTGTTGGGTAAGTACATGTTTTTTGCAGCGGTACAATTCTTTATGAGCATGTGTTTTACTTCAGCCAGCTGATGTTCTTCCAGCGTGGttggtatttttgtatttgattaagtagcaataaaaataagataCCAATCCTCTTTGTTAACCAAAGTAGGATGGGCTTGTTTGGCAGCAGTCACTAGTcctgtgatgtgtttgtgtccaaGATTAGGTCCTACATTTCAGACAAGTTTGTTACAGCTGTATCTTATTGTTAAGCCATTTGTCAGGCACATATTTGAACATAATGTAAAACGTGTACCGTTTGTCAGGTTCCTGTGGCTTTCTTTTTTCAAGTTGTCTGGAATCTTGACTGTAAATCCATTTCATTGACCTGTGTACGCGCCACATCTCGGTTTTATGTTACTGTATTTTTCCTATTgagtgtttttgaaaatgtattctaTGCAATATTGGACAAGCTTTTTTCTAGACACACTGTTCTTCGTGGTACACTTTAccatatgcatttattttattaaaatctaaTATAATGAGATACATCTGAATTGTACGGGATTTTTCTCTTGtattaaacaatttaaaaaaaaattaatatttaaatatgtttccaTCTCCAGACTGCCGATTTTCCATGCTGCATTCAGGTTCAGACAGCTTTGATGGAAGGATTGAGTCAGTGTCATATTGTATGCATCACCTCTGCATTTACACACCTAAGTTCTGACCAAGATTCACACTTTCCATGCACTGCCACAGTAGCAACTTAATCAGCACTACCCACTTGAGAACACAAGTTCAGTGAAAAACTATTCATTCCTCTGAATACTTTACTACTCCTTTGCTATcaactttttaaaaagttgACAGCCACAACgaaccaataatatttaaaaaaaatatatatatgagaaTTATTTTTTCAGTCCTGGATCATTATATGTATACTGTTtggccctgattggctaaacaTGTCCTGGATCTTTAAGCTCATAAATCACAGACTGAAATTTTCAGTAAGCTCAGTGAGAAACTGCATAAACCACAAAAGTGTTACAGACCGGCTTTATGATCGCAGAGCATTTTACATTCTTTAAACCATAAATGTAACAATATAGGATCAACaataaatgtatgtttaaatgtaaacattatttatttacataaataaattaacaacTGCAACACTCTGAAATATAAGAAGTGAAtgttcaaatgcattttttcatgcttttttacgtACTTATTCCTTTTTTGGAGACTGTAGCCTGTACGTCTTAAACAGCAGGAAAATCGTTTCGGATTTTAAAGACAGGTTAAAAGAAGAATTCATTCTTGCTTCTTCAAAGTGATGAATCTTCACTTACCCATATTTAAATtcaataaattattatttacataaCTTAAGTCCAAAATTGATTCAACAGTTGAGTCCTCCATATCTTACATTCTCTATTGCCATCATAGCTTATATAATCCAAAGGTTGATGCTTTTTCATCATAACTGACTAGAGAGATGTCCTCAGTCCATACACTTAGCTGGTTGCCTTTTTCCAGTTTGATCACTTCTTCTGCGGTGGCTGTGCAAGGATTTGGTGTAGATGTGTGGCAAAATGCATGCATTATAGATTTGGGCTCATCCATCTTGCTCTTCCTCAAGTGCACTCGGTTCATCAGGGGGATAACGTGGGAACCTTTGGAAAAAGTCAACCTGGAGTAAACAAAGTAGTCTCCAGGTTCCTCGATGGTCAGCCAGCTGCTGTTGTAGTAGTTGATGTATGGATGACTGTATCGACTGAATTTGAGGTCCCATTTGAGGTGTCCAGCTGAAAAGACATAAACTAATGTCAGTAAATATAAAGAATACTCATAGAAAGGTTAACAGTAAAAGAGGTTATTACATTGGGATCTGTGTGTTGCGGTTGGCCTTTGAAAGTCCATTCGGGCAAAAACTCTATGTGACTCTCTCTTCTCGACATAGTGGCTGTGCAGCTTTTGCGTATAACCCACTGgaagaaatgacaaatgttgaatctgggACTTGAGCAAATTCAAttaaccatttttattttagctcTTACCTGCTTCACCAAATGTGGCAGACGTGTCCTAAAAACACCAGAGAAGACCATAACTGACCAAATCAAACAAACATACTCAAAACTAGTGTCACAATGTACTGAAATAGTACGCCACTTTGTACAATACATGAGCTGAATTTCCCATACCTGTTTTCTTGGTGTGCCATTCACGTACAGGTACATGAATCCCAGTATGGACAAGAGCAGATTGAACAGCACCACTGCGACCATGAAGCGCATGAGGGTCTTGCTGTGGCCCTGGGGCAGCATTGTGGTGGGGATGAGCACAGGTTGGGTCCCCTGATGGGAGCTGTGCAGACGCAGGGGCACTGGCGGAGGGGCCATGCTGCTGTGGTATGTGTTGATCATAGCAGAGCTGGAGGTGCAAAGAGGCTCTACTGaagtgctgctgtcagatgcctcacagtttttctcatttcacTTCCTGGAAGGGATGAAGCCTTCCTGTGCGCACATATATGACTTAAAGTCTTTCATATGTTCTTCCTTCCTCTGCTTGAGTGTGTGTGCACACCTCACCTTTGCTTTACTCAGAACTTCTATTTACAGGTGTTCTATCATTgtaaccacaaaaacaaaaagtacacactCTACTCACATATTCTGTTCTTAATGAGAACTAGAAAAGCCTATGTACAACATAAACTCAACATTAGAGATGATCAAAACAATAATGATATGATAAATTTGAGTATcaagtatttcattttatagTTAAAAGCTGGTTATAAATGAAAGGTtttttaaactgcacttttgtgagtaacttttatgataATTTTCATTAATtaactaattaattaatttatatatatatatatatatatatatatatatatatatatatatatatagtaaaaaaaaacaacatttaaaaaataaaacaaaattaaatacaaagaaaataaataaatagcaaaataacaTTTTTCAGATGTGCGAGCCAACTCAGCTGTGGTGTTACTCAAAAACAGACTATGCTGAGGTTTCTGTCAAACCAGGCTGACCTGGATAGGCTTCATGAAAAGTAACATAGGAGCggtgaaaaaaaaccccacattgTGTCTGGTGGTGAATCACTCTCTTAAATAAGAAACACTGTACCTTGTTTTGTAGATgattatttcacatttgttcattAACTGCAGTATTTCTCTAAAATGGCTCAATAATGGGTAATAATGGCTCCATTATTACCCATTATTGTTCAagtcttaataaaaaaaaaaaaaaaatctactcagtCCATAGCAGTGGGTGgacatagggggtaggtgatacagacattttctgagcacttatagaatagttaaaagctctaagTCCATGTCGGATATTATGTCCAGTCTACAACTAAAGGAAATAAGTGCTGCAGTCACAAATATAGCTTGAAaatattttgaagcacaattTATGCAGTATAGTGAACAACTGTAGTGTGGTATTCAGTTCGCCCATTGTAAACTGATGCCTGTTTAAGTGTGTTGAGGTGCAGTTGTGTGGAGCTGAGAGACGTCTGTATATTCAGTGGAGATAATACAGTGAAGTGCTTCTTTGGAGTTGGAGGTCCCTCTCCTTGAGCACAATTTGGATCATCTTGACACTTTATGAAGGCCACAAAGCATCTGTAAAACTAAGGAAACATCTAATATCAGATCTAGGTAAGAGGAGAGTGTCacatcttcttttctctctcacctGGTTGTTGAAGAAGATATAGATGACTGGGTTAACAACAGTGCTAAACTTGGCAAGAATGGAGGGCACCATACTGGCCACAGGTGAGACAATCCCTGAGCGACCAAATGTGGCAATGAGGGCCATGACGCCATAGGGCATCCAGCAGAGCATGTAGCAGGACACCATGGACAGGACCATGAACAGGATGTGCTGCTCCCGCCGCTGGGCTGACAGCACGTTGATCTTACCCACCTGAAACTCAAGCAGCTTGAAGTTAGGAAGACATTTTCTCTCTGCTGCTATCACTGTAAAACTGAAATTCACCGCGAGGACACGTAGCTTCAAGTTTTTCAATGAATGTTTAAATGGCGCCATCTGGTGGCTAAATGTAGAAATATTgatatttatataataattgACACATAAAGTCACACCAGGTAGTATGTGATGAAGTTATAGGCATTAAAAGATTGTATTATATATCTCTACAGTGAAGATGTCACGACTTGTCTGACTATGACTCAGACAATTTGCTGATCTTCTTCAAGCCCATATTTTGAGCCAGTTGTGtcctgttgtttcctcctcctgTTCTGGACTGTGTCTCACACACAATGAGCTGTGAGCGAACCTAAGCCTGTGTCGTGACTCATgagcccagtaattacagccAGTGCATTAGCAGGGCTCCCACTGCAGCTCCATCACCTCTTCAGCCTGTGATTTCAGTCTGGGCTTTGGGCTTTGGCAGTGTCCTTTTCTGACTGTAACATGAAGATTTATTTCAGTTATTGCAGGCTAtcaatttaattacatttttcatttttattaaaataaatttatattttttattaatttgtgtcaatttacatttttattaaatatgttttgctcCTTTATGCTAATAGTGTGGGATTACTATTATAAGAGATGATATTTTGGACAGTTAACTTGAGATGTCAAGAGATGTTTTAAATGGCCATTAAAACTGACAGTTATAACAGCAATCAGGAGATAAAATAAGTATAATATGTGTCAATCATAATGTAAGCTCATCATGTAACGCTCTATGGCTTGAGTTGGGTGTAATGTCCCTCTGACATGTCATTAAAGTGACTACAGAGCTGTGTGGTCTAATGAGCTTCTGGAAATAGGTGGGTCTCTCAGCTGGAATGTGGGCGCACCATCTGAGCCCCTTACAGCAGCTGCAGGAGTCAAACCCTGCGGCGCAGTGACATCTTCAGACAGAAGGGAGCATAGACACACAGAAATGTGATTCACCCTTCTTTAAATATGAGCTGTTGATAGCTGCAAAACACTATGTGACAGGACTGACAGCAAGTCATTCCCTCATTATCAACTGTCCGGTTTAACGACCGTGCACAGCAGCCTGATGACTCACTGCCACTGAAGGGGTCAGAACCGGTTACATATACACCACCACAAACTCCTTCACTTGTGGACACACATGACAAACTTGTCTTGGTGAGTGTGATATTATGTCTTCATATGAAGAGAGGAGTCTGTAAAGGATATCGTAGTGAAATCTTGATAACTTACCCTCTTAATAGCCACCAGGATCTGTCCATATGAATAGACCATGAGCAGGAGAGGCAGCAGCAGGCAAAAGATGAAGAGACACAGCACATATGAGACACTGGCCGCTGACCGCTGGTGCCACTGGACTGAGCATGTGGTGCCTGACCCCTCTGGCCCATAGCTGCTCCAACCCAAAAGCGGAGGCAGTGTCCACAGTAGAGAGTAGAGCCAAGAGCCCAAAACGCAGAGCCGGGCCTGTCTGAAGTCGGACAGGTCCACCAGGGCACACCTCAGGACCGTGGTGTAGCGCTCATAGGACAGCACAGCCAGGGACACCAGGGACACAATGCCTCATGTGAGAAGAACAAGTTCAAGTTAGAGCCAGTGTTTTCAAAGAAGCATATTTGTGAGGCTTCCATGTTCTCTTGCCATGCACAGTTCAAATCCACTGCCAATTAAATGTTTGGCAAACTCCCTAAATACAAGAAAAACTGTAATCTTGTACTAATCACAAACGACTTTTATGGTTTGTCTTTTTCTGAAAGACAGTCTACCtgattttactactactactggatTTGAATACATTTATAGATGCAAAGGGATTATTTCACAGCTGTGCATAAGGTCGGTGATAGGCCCAGTCTTCATGTGCACAATGCGTAATGGGTTCATATTGTTATGTGGTAGGATGTGCCACTAAAGTAGGTTGgtttgttattaaaaaaaataaaaataaaaaaagaagcaGATTTTATGTATTAACCCTGTGCTTGACGCATAGAATAATGGAAATGATGTAGGTTATCATTCATTTGCGCTTTCTACAACTCACCAAACAGGGAGTTGGCGAATCCATACCACTTGCAGCCGACCTCTCCGATGAGCCACCTGCCGTAGAGACTGGCTGCAAAGCTGAACGGAGTCCCAAAGACGCACACCAGCACGTCGCTCAGGCTGATGTTGAGCAGGATCAGATTGATGGGGGTCCAAAGAGAGCGAAACTTGGCAAAAACGAGCAGCACCAAAAAGTTACTGAGAAACCCAACTACCAGGATGAATCCGAGGCAAAGCGCTACCACGTTGTGTCCCGTTTGGCTCAGTCCCACATGGCCCTGCTCTTTCCCCGGGCTCTGAGGTGCGTCCTGTgggttgctgctgctgctgctgctgctcagggAGGGCTGGCTGTCTGCGGAGAGAATGTGGACCACCATAGCACTGAGCAGAGAGGGCAGGAGAGGCGAGGGGCACATGGGTCTGCTGTGACCAGACTGAGGGGGAGACCTGTGCGCCCTGTCAAGCTGTAAACACTATATCTACCCTCCCTTACCAGACATACACCTCCATGGACTCTTGTCAGCCTTTCTCACCCAGGCCTTCCCCCTCAAATGCTTGTCTAAATATGTAAAATCCTTTAAAAATCACTTCTTCCAGAGGTTGTCTTTCAAGGCGTTGTGCtgagttcattttgttttgcgAATCAAGTTTACGCATTACTCAAATTTCATGGCGTGTACCGGTCTGATTATGTGACTGTCCGAAAcgaaattacagttttattatcCCACCGTCACGCTCCAGAAGTGCCCACTTTGtctgctgtttttattcaatGCCATTGTGAGCTGCAGCTGCGTCAAAGTGCCAGCTGCCGAGAAAGTTTTACAgaaagttgtttgtttgtttgtttgtttgtttacctgagcattttcattttctgtttgaatccaTCGAGAAATGTAAAAGACTTTTGAGTTAGGCAACAAATTAAGatcataaaatgtattaatgttatgtattatttatcaaAGTGATGTGAACCTTCCCCAGTTTTGGACATAGACTGTTTGGTTTTGGCTGAAAAGTGTAGATATTCCAAATGTGCATGTCCATATTTGAACACATACAGCACATAAGCCTCAGTGTAATTCTCATTGTCGTGTTCTGGTCAGTAAGTGGTCATCAATGCACATGCACAACTTGAATCCAACCATTGTCCTTTCTCCATGATTATGCCAAAGAAAGCAGAGGGATTAGAGCCTGATGCCTGAACggtttatatattattatgttttttttgtctttttatgggTGAGGGGATACTTAATGCCTGCTTATGGTCACATCCCTGCGTGTTTGAGAATGAAGAAGTCAaatcaaattatattaaatgttCTTGGTACTGTgtgtgctttgcctggaatgttacaaagCAGGGGATTCAACCTCTTGCATTTAATCACAGGTGTTTCCTCCACtgtgtaatgatctgatattttgtgtttagctcaggGTTGACACTTTTTGTTATTCTTCTGTTAATGTTAAAGCTGAAGTGAAAGTTCtgttggtcagttactggtcagtTTTGAagattgctgttgttttgctcttgttttgatgTGGGTTACGGTCTATAGTAGCCCCCGtgctaataaaataaacaaccagaagacaTTTGCCGTCTTttcttacaccagaacatagtGTAGAAGGTGTTTACCTGTTGATCAGGCCTATCTTTCTTTGGCCATATTGTTTGTGCCATGTTCATTGACGTACTTGAGGACACTGACAACTGCTCGAACACTCCAATTATCAAAGTAGGTAACAAGGCAAATAGTAACTGCATATCCTTTCACTgatcaatattttatttgtgaatgacGTAACAGCAATAGACCTACCAAATCGGACTCATGTGAGCTtgtagtcatgttataatgttgtttcctcctcaaaaacagacctggagttgtgttttgtttcattcacacatgtttgagtacctctttaatattagtctgtccaaatctccaaagctcaaaatgctctgttccaccttgtgatgtcatgaaactgtagttttcaagttaccacgtaccttttacctttagttcggtagAGACTGGAGACTTTAATTTAGTAgaaacagggctgaaattatccaagtgattctagtgaaggtgtatgttgtttcaaaacacagtggggcacttcctgtattaccacatgacatcacaaggtggaacagagtgttttcagggtttgtgtgttgaaacaaaacacaacttcatatatgtttctgatgaggaaataatattataacattgatctGAAAATAGCATAATGTGGGTCCTTTAAATAACAACACAGATAttggagcaaaacaaacaaaaaaaaacactcaaggaaaataaaactatcacatgaaaaactctacttaagtaaaagtattgtagcGTTCTGATGTAAGGAAACACGTcacatttcttctggttgtttattttctgaacacaagggctgcTGTAGGTCATAACCCatgacaaaacaagagcaaacagCAACAGTCCCCAGTCTCTGACCAGTAGAAACTTGtgtcaacttgtcggcatagcaaccacgtgtcacatacaaaagcattaacaacaacaacaacaacaacaacaacacaaacagttacaagaacaacaaaaggtgtcaactttGAAATATATACAAGATAACACgctattaaagtacccatttaaaattgaccttaaagagtaaaaagtaaaagtatt includes the following:
- the cd40lg gene encoding CD40 ligand: MINTYHSSMAPPPVPLRLHSSHQGTQPVLIPTTMLPQGHSKTLMRFMVAVVLFNLLLSILGFMYLYVNGTPRKQDTSATFGEAVGYTQKLHSHYVEKRESHRVFARMDFQRPTATHRSQSGHLKWDLKFSRYSHPYINYYNSSWLTIEEPGDYFVYSRLTFSKGSHVIPLMNRVHLRKSKMDEPKSIMHAFCHTSTPNPCTATAEEVIKLEKGNQLSVWTEDISLVSYDEKASTFGLYKL
- the tmtops3a gene encoding teleost multiple tissue opsin 3a; its protein translation is MCPSPLLPSLLSAMVVHILSADSQPSLSSSSSSSNPQDAPQSPGKEQGHVGLSQTGHNVVALCLGFILVVGFLSNFLVLLVFAKFRSLWTPINLILLNISLSDVLVCVFGTPFSFAASLYGRWLIGEVGCKWYGFANSLFGIVSLVSLAVLSYERYTTVLRCALVDLSDFRQARLCVLGSWLYSLLWTLPPLLGWSSYGPEGSGTTCSVQWHQRSAASVSYVLCLFIFCLLLPLLLMVYSYGQILVAIKRVGKINVLSAQRREQHILFMVLSMVSCYMLCWMPYGVMALIATFGRSGIVSPVASMVPSILAKFSTVVNPVIYIFFNNQFYRCFVAFIKCQDDPNCAQGEGPPTPKKHFTVLSPLNIQTSLSSTQLHLNTLKQASVYNGRTEYHTTVVHYTA